A genomic stretch from Enterobacter dykesii includes:
- a CDS encoding dicarboxylate/amino acid:cation symporter, translating into MKTSLFKSLYFQVLTAIAIGILLGHYYPELGAQMKPLGDAFVKLIKMVIAPVIFCTVVTGIAGMESMKAVGRTGAVALLYFEVVSTLALIIGLIIVNVVQPGAGMNVDPSTLDAKAVAVYAEQAKDQGVVAFLLDVIPGSVIGAFASGNILQVLLFAVMFGFALHRLGSKGQLIFNVIESFSQVIFGIINMIMRLAPIGAFGAMAFTIGKYGVGTLVQLGQLIICFYITCILFVVVVLGSIARATGFNIFKFIRYIREELLIVLGTSSSESALPRMLDKMEKLGCRKSVVGLVIPTGYSFNLDGTSIYLTMAAVFIAQATNSHMDIFHQITLLVVLLLSSKGAAGVTGSGFIVLAATISAVGHLPVAGLALILGIDRFMSEARALTNLVGNGVATVVVAKWVKELDHKKLDDTLNNRSSDSKNPGLTS; encoded by the coding sequence ATGAAAACCTCACTCTTCAAAAGTCTTTATTTCCAGGTCCTGACAGCCATCGCCATCGGTATTCTGCTGGGTCACTATTACCCTGAGCTGGGCGCGCAAATGAAACCGCTTGGCGACGCGTTCGTTAAGCTCATCAAAATGGTCATCGCGCCGGTGATCTTCTGTACCGTCGTGACGGGCATCGCTGGCATGGAAAGCATGAAGGCGGTCGGCCGTACCGGTGCAGTGGCGCTTCTCTATTTTGAAGTGGTCAGTACCCTTGCGCTGATTATCGGTCTGATCATCGTCAACGTGGTGCAGCCGGGCGCGGGGATGAACGTAGACCCGTCAACGCTTGATGCCAAAGCGGTCGCGGTGTATGCCGAGCAGGCGAAGGATCAGGGCGTGGTGGCCTTCCTGCTGGACGTGATACCGGGCAGCGTGATTGGCGCCTTCGCCAGCGGTAACATCCTGCAGGTGCTGCTGTTCGCCGTGATGTTTGGCTTTGCTCTGCACCGTCTGGGCAGCAAAGGCCAGCTTATCTTTAATGTGATCGAAAGCTTCTCGCAGGTGATTTTCGGCATCATCAATATGATCATGCGCCTGGCGCCGATCGGTGCTTTCGGTGCGATGGCCTTCACCATCGGTAAGTATGGCGTCGGTACGCTGGTGCAGCTGGGTCAGCTGATTATCTGCTTCTATATCACCTGTATCCTTTTCGTGGTGGTGGTGCTGGGCTCCATCGCCCGCGCGACGGGTTTCAACATCTTCAAATTTATCCGTTACATTCGCGAAGAGCTGCTGATCGTTCTGGGGACATCCTCTTCAGAATCGGCGCTGCCGCGTATGCTCGACAAGATGGAAAAGCTGGGGTGCCGTAAGTCGGTGGTCGGGCTGGTGATCCCGACGGGCTACTCCTTCAACCTGGACGGCACCTCGATATACCTGACGATGGCGGCCGTGTTTATCGCTCAGGCGACTAACAGCCATATGGATATTTTCCATCAGATTACCCTGCTGGTGGTGCTCCTGCTCTCCTCTAAAGGCGCGGCAGGCGTGACGGGCAGTGGCTTTATCGTGCTGGCTGCCACCATTTCCGCTGTGGGTCACCTGCCGGTGGCGGGTCTGGCGTTGATTCTCGGTATCGACCGCTTCATGTCAGAGGCGCGTGCGTTAACCAACCTGGTGGGTAACGGCGTGGCAACGGTGGTGGTGGCGAAATGGGTGAAAGAGCTGGATCACAAAAAGCTCGACGATACTCTGAATAATCGTTCATCTGACAGCAAAAATCCTGGCTTAACCTCTTAA
- the hmsP gene encoding biofilm formation regulator HmsP codes for MRVSRSLTIKQMAMVSAVTMLFVLLFCVILLFHSVQQNRYNTASQLESIARSVRGPLSASILKGDIPEAETILKRIQPAGVVSRADVVLPNQFQALRMSFIPERPVPMMVMRLFELPVQISLPVYSLERPANPQPLAYLVLQADSYRMYKFVMSWVVTLVTTCLLMTLILSVALTWCINRLIVHPLRRIARELNTLAPQDQMGHQLELPRLHHDDEIGMLVRSYNLNQQRIQRQQDELNNSATRFPVSELPNKAFLMAMLEQTVERQQTTALMVIACETLQDTAGVLKESQREMLLLTLVEKIKSVLAPRMVLTQVSGYDLVVIANGVKEPWHAITLGQQVLTVINERLPIQGIQLRPSASIGIAMYYGDLTAEQLYHRAFSAAFTARRKGKNQIQFFAPEEMEKAQQRLTEESDILTALDNRQFALWLQPQVNLLTGEVKSAEALLRVQQPDGSWELPEGLIERIEYCGLMVTVGYWVLEESCRQLAAWQERGVTLPLSVNLSALQLMHPTMVSEMLELIHRYRIKPDTLTLEVTESRRIDDPNQAVAILKPLRNAGIRIALDDFGMGYAGLRQLQHMKTLPVDVLKIDKAFVDGLPGDSSMVQAIIQMARSLNLHLIAEGIETEAQRAWLAEAGVESGQGFLFAPAVPSDVFEERYLSGADNNAKV; via the coding sequence TTGCGTGTCAGCCGTTCCTTAACAATCAAACAGATGGCGATGGTTTCTGCCGTCACCATGCTGTTTGTACTGCTCTTCTGCGTAATTTTGCTGTTTCATTCCGTACAGCAGAATCGCTATAACACGGCTTCGCAGTTAGAAAGTATCGCGCGCTCGGTGCGCGGCCCGCTCTCTGCCTCTATCCTGAAAGGGGATATTCCCGAAGCGGAAACCATTTTAAAACGCATTCAGCCTGCCGGCGTCGTTAGCCGCGCCGATGTGGTCTTGCCCAACCAGTTTCAGGCGCTGCGGATGAGCTTTATCCCGGAGCGTCCCGTCCCGATGATGGTGATGCGCCTGTTTGAACTTCCGGTGCAGATTTCACTGCCCGTATATTCGCTTGAACGCCCTGCCAATCCGCAGCCGCTGGCCTATCTGGTATTACAGGCGGACTCCTACCGGATGTATAAATTCGTCATGAGTTGGGTGGTTACGTTAGTGACCACTTGCTTACTTATGACGCTTATTCTCAGCGTGGCGCTCACCTGGTGCATTAACCGGCTGATTGTTCATCCGCTGCGCCGTATCGCCCGCGAGCTGAATACGCTTGCGCCGCAGGATCAGATGGGACATCAGCTTGAGCTCCCGCGTCTGCATCATGACGATGAGATAGGCATGCTGGTGCGCAGCTACAACCTCAACCAGCAGCGCATCCAGCGCCAGCAGGATGAGTTAAACAACAGCGCCACGCGCTTCCCGGTGTCGGAGCTTCCCAATAAAGCCTTCCTGATGGCGATGCTGGAGCAAACCGTTGAGCGCCAGCAAACCACGGCGCTGATGGTTATCGCCTGCGAAACCCTGCAGGACACGGCTGGCGTGCTCAAGGAGAGCCAGCGCGAAATGCTGCTGCTGACTCTGGTGGAAAAGATCAAATCTGTCCTTGCCCCGCGCATGGTGCTGACTCAGGTCAGCGGTTACGACCTGGTGGTGATTGCCAACGGCGTAAAAGAACCCTGGCATGCGATCACGTTAGGTCAGCAAGTACTCACTGTCATTAATGAGCGGTTGCCCATTCAGGGTATCCAACTGCGTCCAAGCGCCAGTATCGGTATTGCGATGTACTATGGCGATTTAACGGCAGAGCAGCTTTATCATCGCGCGTTCTCGGCGGCGTTCACCGCCCGGCGCAAAGGCAAAAATCAGATCCAGTTCTTTGCGCCAGAAGAGATGGAAAAGGCGCAGCAGCGTCTGACGGAAGAGAGCGACATCCTGACCGCACTGGATAACCGCCAGTTTGCCCTCTGGCTACAGCCGCAGGTGAATTTGCTGACGGGAGAAGTGAAAAGCGCCGAGGCACTGCTGCGCGTGCAGCAGCCGGATGGTTCATGGGAGCTGCCGGAAGGGCTGATTGAGCGCATTGAATACTGCGGCCTGATGGTTACCGTCGGCTACTGGGTGCTGGAGGAGTCCTGTCGTCAGCTTGCCGCCTGGCAGGAGCGCGGCGTGACGCTGCCGCTGTCGGTCAATTTGTCTGCCCTGCAGCTTATGCATCCAACCATGGTTTCAGAGATGCTGGAGCTGATCCATCGTTACCGAATCAAGCCTGATACGTTAACTCTGGAAGTGACGGAGAGCCGACGCATCGACGACCCTAATCAGGCGGTCGCGATCCTGAAACCGCTGCGTAATGCCGGCATCCGCATTGCGCTTGACGATTTCGGCATGGGATACGCCGGGCTGCGTCAGCTTCAGCACATGAAAACCCTTCCGGTGGATGTGCTCAAAATTGATAAAGCGTTTGTCGACGGTCTGCCGGGCGACAGCAGCATGGTGCAGGCGATTATCCAGATGGCGCGCAGCCTCAACCTGCATCTTATTGCCGAGGGAATTGAAACTGAAGCGCAACGCGCCTGGCTGGCAGAGGCGGGCGTGGAGAGCGGACAAGGCTTCCTTTTTGCCCCTGCTGTACCTTCGGATGTCTTTGAAGAACGATACCTTTCTGGTGCTGACAATAACGCAAAAGTGTAA
- the bcsC gene encoding cellulose synthase complex outer membrane protein BcsC, with product MRKFTINLLTLSLGLALMPWAQAANSPQQKQLLEQVRLGESTQREDLVRQSLYRLELIDPNNPDVIAARFRYLLRQGDNAGAQKELDRLKGIAPGSSAYQSSRNTMLLSTPDGRQQLQQARLLATTGHTQEAIAAYDKLFDGNPPGGDVATEYWNVVAKDPARRNAAISQLKKINTSSPGNTQLQATLSQLLFQSGRRDEGFAVLQEMAKSTNGRSQASDMWYDQIKGQPASSASVSALQKYLSVFSDGDSVAAARAQLEEQQKQLADPAFRAKAEGLAAVDAGQGSKAVAELQKAVSANHADSEAVGALGQAYSQKGDRARAVAQFEKAIALDPQSDNRGKWDSLLKVNRYWLLIQQGDAALKANNPAQAERYYQQARSIDNTDSYAVLGLGDAAAARKDNDAAERYYRQALRMDSGNSNAVRGLANIYRAQSPEKASQFIQSLSASQRRSIDDIERSLTNEQLSAQAEQLENQGKYAQAAEIQRRRLALSLGDVWITYRLSRDLYSAGQRSQADTLMRQLASQKPSDPDQVYANGLYLSGNDQDRAALAHLGTLPRSQWNGNIQELADRLQSNQVLETANRLRDSGKEQDAENLLRQQPTSTRIDLTLADWAQQRGDLASAKTTYSAVLQREPQNEDAILGLTEIYSAQGDKDAARAELAKLPAAQNGQPLSLNMQRRIAMAQAGLGDSAAAEQTFNNIIPQAKSQPGSMENALVLRDAARFQAQNGQPQQALETYKDAMVSSGVTTTRPADNDSFTRLTRNDEKDDWLKRGVRSDAGDLYRQQDVNVTLQHDYWGSSGTGGYSDLKAHTTMLQVDAPLSDGRMFFRSDLVNMDAGSFDNNNGTYDPKWGTCYETPCSGNTHQSDNGASVAVGWQNKTWAMDIGTTPMGFDVVDVVGGISYSSDLGPIGYTVNAHRRPISSSLLAFAGQKDTNTGTTWGGVRATGGGVSMSYDKGEANGVWSSLNAETLTGKNVEDNWRVRWMTGYYYKLINKNNERLTVGVSNMLWHYDKDLSGYTLGQGGYYSPQEYVSFALPVTWRKRTENWSWELGGSVSWSHSKTKDELRYPIQNLIPTDEPDRYTDRGAMETGSSSSGTGYTARAIIERRVTSNWFVGMGVDIQEAKDYTPSHALIYVRYSAAGWQGDMDLPPQPLIPYADW from the coding sequence ATGCGCAAGTTCACAATAAATCTACTCACTTTATCGCTTGGCCTGGCGCTTATGCCGTGGGCCCAGGCCGCCAACTCTCCGCAGCAGAAACAGCTGCTGGAACAGGTTCGGCTGGGCGAATCGACGCAGCGTGAGGATTTGGTTCGTCAGTCGCTTTATCGTCTGGAGCTGATTGACCCGAACAATCCTGACGTCATTGCCGCACGCTTTCGCTACCTGCTGCGCCAGGGCGATAACGCCGGTGCGCAAAAAGAGCTGGATCGTCTGAAAGGGATCGCCCCGGGTTCGAGTGCGTACCAGTCCTCACGCAACACCATGCTGCTTTCTACTCCGGATGGCCGCCAGCAGCTCCAGCAGGCGCGATTGCTCGCCACCACGGGACACACGCAGGAGGCGATTGCAGCTTATGACAAGCTGTTTGACGGCAACCCGCCGGGCGGCGACGTGGCGACGGAATACTGGAACGTCGTAGCGAAAGACCCCGCTCGCCGGAATGCAGCCATTAGCCAGCTCAAGAAAATAAATACCAGCAGCCCCGGAAATACGCAGCTGCAGGCAACGCTGTCCCAGCTTTTGTTCCAGAGCGGACGCCGTGATGAAGGCTTTGCGGTATTGCAGGAGATGGCTAAATCGACCAATGGGCGCAGCCAGGCGTCTGATATGTGGTATGACCAAATCAAAGGCCAGCCTGCCAGCAGCGCCAGCGTCAGCGCGCTGCAAAAATACCTGAGCGTATTCAGTGACGGGGATAGCGTCGCGGCGGCGCGTGCCCAGCTCGAAGAACAGCAAAAACAGCTCGCTGACCCGGCGTTCCGCGCGAAAGCGGAAGGGCTGGCGGCGGTGGATGCCGGGCAGGGGAGTAAGGCGGTCGCGGAACTGCAAAAAGCCGTCAGCGCCAACCATGCCGACAGTGAAGCGGTGGGTGCCCTCGGCCAGGCTTATTCCCAGAAAGGCGACCGCGCTCGCGCGGTGGCGCAGTTTGAAAAGGCGATTGCCCTCGATCCCCAGAGCGATAACCGGGGTAAATGGGACAGTTTGCTCAAGGTTAACCGTTACTGGCTGCTGATCCAGCAGGGCGATGCTGCCCTGAAGGCGAATAACCCTGCGCAGGCGGAGCGTTACTATCAGCAGGCGCGCAGTATCGACAATACCGACAGTTATGCCGTGCTGGGGCTGGGCGATGCCGCCGCGGCGCGTAAAGATAACGACGCGGCGGAGCGTTACTATCGCCAGGCGCTGCGTATGGACAGCGGCAACAGCAATGCGGTCCGCGGCCTGGCCAATATTTATCGCGCGCAGTCCCCGGAGAAGGCCTCGCAGTTTATCCAGTCTCTCTCCGCCAGCCAGCGCCGGAGCATTGATGATATTGAACGCAGCCTGACCAACGAGCAGCTCTCCGCTCAGGCCGAACAGCTGGAGAATCAGGGGAAATACGCCCAGGCGGCAGAAATCCAGCGTCGTCGTCTGGCGCTCTCTCTCGGCGACGTGTGGATAACCTATCGTCTCTCGCGCGATCTCTACAGCGCGGGTCAGCGCAGCCAGGCGGATACCCTGATGCGTCAGCTTGCCAGCCAGAAACCGTCCGACCCGGATCAGGTGTACGCCAACGGGCTCTATCTTTCCGGCAACGATCAGGACCGCGCCGCGCTGGCGCATCTGGGCACGCTGCCGCGCAGCCAGTGGAACGGCAATATTCAGGAGCTTGCCGACCGTCTGCAAAGCAACCAGGTGCTGGAAACCGCCAACCGTCTGCGCGACAGCGGCAAAGAGCAGGATGCGGAAAACCTTCTGCGTCAGCAGCCGACCTCCACCCGCATCGACCTGACGCTGGCGGATTGGGCGCAGCAGCGTGGCGATCTGGCGTCGGCGAAAACGACGTACAGCGCTGTCCTGCAGCGTGAACCGCAGAACGAAGATGCGATCCTCGGCCTGACCGAGATTTATAGCGCGCAGGGTGACAAAGACGCAGCGCGCGCGGAACTGGCGAAACTTCCCGCCGCGCAAAACGGCCAGCCGCTGTCGCTCAACATGCAGCGCCGGATCGCGATGGCGCAGGCAGGTCTGGGCGATTCCGCTGCCGCAGAACAGACCTTCAACAACATCATTCCGCAGGCTAAATCGCAGCCCGGCTCCATGGAAAACGCGCTGGTGTTACGTGATGCCGCGCGTTTCCAGGCGCAAAACGGTCAGCCTCAGCAGGCGCTGGAAACCTATAAAGACGCGATGGTGTCGTCCGGCGTCACGACGACCCGTCCGGCCGACAACGACAGCTTCACCCGGCTGACGCGAAATGATGAAAAAGACGACTGGCTGAAGCGCGGCGTGCGCAGTGATGCCGGTGACTTGTACCGTCAGCAGGATGTTAACGTCACGCTGCAGCACGATTACTGGGGCTCCAGCGGCACGGGCGGTTATTCGGACCTGAAAGCGCACACCACCATGCTGCAGGTGGATGCCCCGTTGTCTGACGGGCGCATGTTCTTCAGAAGCGATCTGGTCAACATGGACGCCGGTTCATTTGATAACAATAACGGGACTTACGATCCAAAATGGGGGACCTGCTACGAAACGCCGTGTAGCGGCAACACCCATCAGTCCGACAATGGCGCAAGCGTTGCCGTCGGCTGGCAGAATAAAACCTGGGCGATGGATATTGGCACTACGCCAATGGGCTTTGACGTCGTCGACGTGGTGGGCGGTATCAGCTACAGCAGCGATCTGGGCCCCATCGGCTATACCGTTAACGCCCATCGCCGCCCAATCTCCAGCTCCCTGCTGGCGTTCGCCGGGCAAAAAGATACTAACACCGGCACCACCTGGGGCGGCGTACGTGCCACCGGTGGCGGCGTAAGCATGAGCTATGACAAAGGGGAAGCGAACGGCGTCTGGTCAAGCCTGAACGCGGAAACGCTGACGGGTAAAAATGTGGAAGATAACTGGCGCGTCCGCTGGATGACGGGTTACTACTACAAGCTCATTAATAAAAACAATGAGCGCCTGACGGTCGGCGTTTCCAATATGCTCTGGCACTACGACAAAGACCTGAGCGGTTATACCCTGGGTCAGGGCGGCTACTACAGCCCGCAGGAGTATGTCTCCTTCGCACTGCCGGTAACCTGGCGTAAACGCACGGAGAACTGGTCCTGGGAGCTGGGTGGCTCGGTCTCCTGGTCTCATTCCAAAACCAAAGACGAGCTGCGCTACCCGATTCAGAATCTGATCCCGACCGATGAGCCAGACCGCTATACCGACCGGGGCGCGATGGAAACCGGCAGCAGCTCCTCAGGCACGGGTTATACCGCGCGGGCCATTATCGAACGCCGCGTCACGTCCAACTGGTTTGTGGGCATGGGCGTGGATATTCAGGAGGCGAAAGACTATACCCCAAGCCATGCGCTGATCTATGTGCGTTACTCTGCTGCAGGCTGGCAGGGCGATATGGACTTACCGCCGCAGCCGCTCATCCCTTACGCGGACTGGTAA
- the bcsZ gene encoding cellulose synthase complex periplasmic endoglucanase BcsZ: MKAFRWCVLAAVMLAALPLRAACTWPAWEQFKKDYISEGGRVVDPSDTRKITTSEGQSYALFFALAANDRSAFDQLLTWTRDNLAGGNLNDHLPAWLWGQKDKETWAVIDTNSASDADVWIAWSLLEAGRLWKHPDYTRTGKALLKRIVSEEVVKVPGLGAMLLPGKVGFADENVWRFNPSYLPPQLASYFTRFGPPWTQLRETNQRLLLESAPKGFSPDWVQYQKNKGWRLQQDKSLVGGYDAIRVYLWVGMMSDKDPQKARLLTRFQPMAAKTMKRGVPPEKVDVATGKRTGNGPVGFSAAMLPFLQQRDAQAVQRQRVADHFPDNNAYYSYVLTLFGQGWDQHRFRFTAKGELIPDWGQECASSQ, from the coding sequence ATGAAAGCCTTTCGCTGGTGTGTATTAGCAGCAGTGATGCTGGCGGCGCTTCCTCTTCGCGCCGCCTGTACCTGGCCTGCCTGGGAGCAGTTTAAAAAGGATTACATCAGTGAGGGCGGGCGTGTCGTTGATCCCAGCGACACGCGCAAAATTACGACCTCGGAAGGGCAAAGCTACGCCCTGTTCTTTGCCCTGGCGGCGAACGATCGCAGCGCGTTTGACCAGCTGCTGACCTGGACGCGCGATAATCTTGCCGGCGGCAATCTCAACGACCATCTGCCCGCCTGGCTATGGGGCCAGAAAGATAAAGAGACGTGGGCGGTGATTGATACCAACTCCGCCTCAGACGCCGATGTCTGGATCGCCTGGTCACTGCTCGAAGCGGGCCGGTTGTGGAAACATCCGGACTATACCCGCACGGGTAAGGCGCTGCTGAAACGCATTGTCAGCGAGGAAGTGGTGAAAGTGCCGGGGCTCGGCGCAATGCTGCTTCCCGGTAAAGTCGGCTTTGCCGATGAAAACGTCTGGCGTTTTAACCCCAGCTATCTTCCTCCGCAGCTAGCGAGTTATTTCACGCGCTTTGGTCCCCCGTGGACCCAGCTTCGTGAAACCAATCAGCGTCTGCTGCTGGAGAGCGCGCCGAAAGGGTTTTCGCCGGACTGGGTTCAGTATCAGAAAAACAAAGGCTGGCGGTTACAGCAGGATAAATCGCTGGTGGGCGGCTACGACGCCATCCGCGTTTATCTCTGGGTGGGGATGATGAGTGATAAAGATCCTCAGAAAGCCCGGCTGCTGACGCGCTTCCAGCCGATGGCGGCAAAGACAATGAAACGGGGTGTGCCGCCGGAGAAAGTGGATGTGGCGACGGGTAAACGCACCGGGAATGGTCCGGTCGGGTTCTCTGCCGCCATGCTGCCGTTTTTACAACAACGTGATGCCCAGGCGGTTCAGCGCCAGCGCGTTGCGGACCATTTTCCCGATAATAATGCCTATTACAGCTACGTGCTGACTCTCTTTGGGCAAGGATGGGATCAGCATCGTTTTCGCTTCACCGCAAAAGGTGAATTAATACCGGATTGGGGCCAGGAATGCGCAAGTTCACAATAA
- the bcsB gene encoding cellulose biosynthesis cyclic di-GMP-binding regulatory protein BcsB, translated as MKTKLSWLCAVAMGMNVLPATMANAAPGNAAATPAPTVPVVAQATDPVVTAAPGQTENIMPNQPMEGNTLPADGQVIGQVMPGVRGANAPVVADNAPSRDVKLTFAQIAPPPGSMVLRGINPNGGIEFGMRSDEVVSNAVLNLEYTPSPSLLPTQSQLKVYLNDELMDVLPVTKEQLGKKTQAQVPINPLFITDFNRIRLEFVGHYRDVCENPASNTLWMDVGRNSSLQMTYQSLALKNDLSAFPVPFFDPRDNRPLTLPMVFASSPDVTEQLAATIVASWFGSRAGWRGQSFPAMYDKLPDRNAIVFATNAKRPAFLRDHPDVKAPTVEMISHPENPYVKLLVVFGRDDKDLVQAAKAIAQGNVLFRGNSVVVDEVKPLLARKPYDAPNWVRTDRAVTFGELKTYEEQLQATGLEPAPISLSLNLPPDLYLLRTNGIDINLNYRYTAPATKDSSRMDISLNNQFLQSFSLQSTQDTNRLMLRLPVLQGLLDGKTDVSIPALKLGAINQLRFDFQYMNPTPGGSVENCITFQPVQNHVVIGDESTIDFSKYYHFLAMPDLRAFANAGFPFSRMADLSESIVVMPKAPSEGQVTTLLDTMATVGGQTGLPAINVTLTDDGSQIQNKDADIMVIGTIPDKLKDDKRIDLLVKAAQSWVNTPLRQTEFPSIMPDMNDRQASAQTTVTSQGAMAAVVGFQSPYNEQRSVVALLADSPRGYELLNTAMNDSGKRAAMFGSVSVIRESGVNSLRVGDVYYVGHLPWFERLWYALANHPVLLAILAAVSVVLLAWVLWRLLRIISRRRLNPDE; from the coding sequence ATGAAAACAAAACTTTCCTGGTTATGTGCAGTGGCAATGGGGATGAATGTCCTCCCCGCAACAATGGCTAACGCAGCCCCGGGTAACGCAGCGGCAACGCCTGCGCCAACGGTACCTGTCGTCGCGCAAGCAACCGATCCGGTTGTCACCGCGGCACCTGGTCAAACAGAAAATATCATGCCGAACCAGCCAATGGAGGGGAACACCCTGCCGGCAGACGGCCAGGTCATAGGGCAGGTAATGCCGGGCGTCCGGGGGGCGAATGCGCCCGTCGTCGCGGACAACGCGCCGTCGCGGGACGTGAAGCTGACCTTCGCGCAAATTGCGCCGCCTCCGGGCAGCATGGTGCTGCGCGGCATCAACCCTAACGGCGGCATTGAGTTTGGCATGCGCAGCGATGAGGTCGTCTCTAATGCGGTGCTGAACCTGGAATACACGCCGTCACCGTCGCTGCTGCCGACGCAGTCTCAGCTGAAGGTTTACCTGAATGACGAGCTGATGGACGTTCTGCCGGTCACGAAAGAGCAGCTGGGCAAGAAAACCCAGGCTCAGGTGCCGATCAACCCGCTGTTCATCACCGACTTTAACCGCATCCGCCTGGAGTTTGTCGGCCACTACCGCGATGTCTGCGAAAATCCGGCCAGCAACACGCTGTGGATGGATGTCGGGCGTAACTCCTCGCTGCAGATGACCTACCAGTCGCTGGCGCTGAAAAACGATCTCTCGGCATTCCCGGTTCCGTTCTTCGATCCGCGTGATAACCGTCCGCTCACGCTGCCGATGGTGTTTGCATCGTCCCCGGACGTGACCGAGCAGCTGGCGGCCACCATTGTGGCGTCCTGGTTTGGTTCACGTGCGGGCTGGCGTGGTCAGAGCTTCCCGGCGATGTATGACAAACTGCCGGACAGAAATGCGATTGTGTTTGCGACCAACGCCAAACGCCCGGCCTTCCTGCGCGATCATCCGGACGTTAAAGCGCCGACCGTTGAGATGATTAGCCACCCGGAAAACCCGTACGTGAAGCTGCTGGTGGTCTTTGGCCGTGATGATAAAGATCTGGTGCAGGCAGCAAAAGCCATTGCCCAGGGTAACGTCCTTTTCCGCGGCAACAGCGTTGTAGTGGATGAGGTCAAACCGCTGCTGGCGCGTAAACCTTATGATGCGCCAAACTGGGTGCGTACCGACCGTGCGGTGACATTTGGCGAGCTGAAAACTTATGAAGAACAGCTGCAGGCGACGGGGCTTGAGCCTGCGCCGATTAGCCTGTCACTGAATCTGCCGCCGGATCTGTATCTGCTGCGTACCAACGGCATTGATATCAATCTGAACTACCGTTATACCGCGCCGGCGACCAAAGACAGCTCGCGCATGGATATCAGCCTGAACAACCAGTTCCTGCAATCGTTCAGCCTGCAAAGCACGCAGGATACTAACCGCCTGATGCTTCGCCTGCCGGTGTTGCAGGGGCTGCTGGACGGTAAAACGGATGTCTCCATTCCGGCACTGAAGCTTGGCGCGATAAACCAGCTGCGCTTTGACTTCCAGTACATGAACCCGACGCCTGGCGGTTCGGTGGAAAACTGCATCACCTTCCAGCCCGTACAGAACCACGTCGTGATTGGCGATGAGTCGACCATCGACTTCTCGAAGTACTATCACTTCCTGGCGATGCCGGACCTGCGCGCCTTTGCTAACGCGGGCTTCCCGTTCAGCCGCATGGCCGATCTCTCTGAGTCCATCGTTGTGATGCCAAAAGCGCCGAGCGAAGGGCAGGTCACGACCCTGCTGGATACCATGGCGACCGTTGGGGGACAGACGGGATTACCGGCGATTAACGTCACGTTGACGGACGATGGCAGCCAGATCCAGAACAAAGACGCTGATATCATGGTGATCGGTACCATTCCGGATAAGCTGAAGGATGACAAACGTATCGACCTGCTGGTGAAAGCGGCCCAGTCCTGGGTTAACACGCCGCTGCGTCAGACCGAGTTCCCGAGCATTATGCCGGATATGAACGACCGTCAGGCCAGCGCGCAGACGACGGTAACGTCTCAGGGGGCAATGGCCGCAGTGGTGGGCTTCCAGTCACCTTACAACGAACAGCGTAGCGTGGTGGCTCTTCTGGCGGACAGCCCGCGCGGGTATGAACTGCTCAATACGGCCATGAACGACAGCGGTAAACGTGCCGCGATGTTTGGCTCCGTGTCGGTGATCCGTGAGTCCGGCGTCAATAGCCTGCGCGTGGGCGACGTGTACTACGTGGGCCATCTGCCGTGGTTCGAACGCCTGTGGTATGCGCTGGCTAACCATCCGGTTCTGCTCGCTATCCTGGCGGCGGTCAGCGTGGTCCTGCTGGCATGGGTGCTGTGGCGTCTGCTGCGAATCATCAGCCGTCGTCGTCTGAACCCGGATGAGTAA